Genomic window (Streptomyces yatensis):
TCGTGCAGTATTACCTGGCGGACCGCGAGCTGCCCGCGGTCGGTGCCTGGGCGACGACCAGCGTGCTCACCACCGTGGTGACCTTCATGCTGGCAGGCGGACTGCGCCGACTTCCCGCGTTCCGCAAGGTGCTGTGACGTACATCGGCTGGTGAGCCCGCGTGCTTCGGGTCCCGCAGACTGCCCCCACTGTCACCGGCCGAGCGGGACGTGCCAGGGTGCGGCACACCCCGCTCGACCACTGACCACACACCGAGCGGCGGCGGCTCAGTCCTCCTCTTCCTCGAAGGCGTCACCGATCTCGTCGACGACCTCCGCCGCGACCATGCCGCCGACAACGCCGACCGCGACACCCGCCGCGACGCCTGCGACGACTGCTCCTGTGCTGGGGCCGGAGCGGTGGTGGCCGTCGTGATGATGGTCGCTGTGACCGTGGCCGTAGCCGTGCGGGTAGGACTCGCCGTGTCCGTAAGAGCCACCGTGCTCATAGGGGCCGTGGGATGCACGGTGGTCGACGAGCTGCCGGATCCAGGCGTCGACCTCCGTGTTCCAGTCGCGGTGCTCGACGCCCTCGTGGCTGACGGTGAAGAGCGTGAGAGCGTCATGCCCGCCGGAGAAGAGCCCGCCGCGCTTGTCGGCTTCCAGGACGACCTCCATGCCACCGGGGTTCGCGAGGAAGGTCACCTCGAGCTCGTTGATGGCGTGGGCGTACTGCGGGGCGGGGGTGAGCTCGATCTCCTGGTAGAACGGCAGCCTCTGCGCCGTCCCGCCGATGTGCCCCAGTTCCAGGTCGGCGGATTTGAAGCCGAAACCGAGCTGCCCCAGGGCCTCCAGGACGGCCCCCTGGGCCGGCAGCGGAGTCACGGTCAGCTGATCCAGGTCCCCTTTGTCCTTCGCGCCTGCGACCTCCAGACCGGTGCGGACCCCGAGGATGATGCCCAGTGGCTGCCCGTACAGCTCGGTGATCGGCGTCTCCCAGGGGAGGTGGACCGTGAAGGGCAGGCTGCGATGCTCACCCTCGGCGAGCCGGAATCCGCCACCGACGGTGAAGTGGTCGAAGAGGACCACGCCTTCGTGTTCCCCGTCCTCGTGCTCGGCCTCCGCCCGGGCCACCAGCTCCAGGTTGATCTGCTCAATGTAGTAGTCCGAGTTTCCACCCTGGAGGTGGATCTGCCCGGTCAGCGGCCCTCCGGGGCGTACGGGGACGGTGTCCAGCACCGTATCCACGGAGGGCGCGCCGACACCGAGCGAGCCGAGCAGTCGTTTGAACACCATCGCGGCGTTCACTCCTTCGTTTGCGTTCTGTTCTGTGAGCCCCCGGCAGTGGACCGGTCCCGAAACGGCACGTCAGTGGATAAGTGAGAGTGCGTGCCAGGTGCCGGGCCCGTGACCGCGGCAGGTCGCGCCAGACGGAAGTTTCTCTGGCGCTGGCACGTTGACAGATGGCTCTCCGAGTCGGTGGACTGGGTCACCGCTCACCGTTGTGCGCCCTCCTCATGGGATCTTCCGCCCTCAAAGTCGGCCCAGGTACAGCTGGGCGCCCCCCACTCTTCTACAGGCGCGTAGAAGTATATGGTGTAGCGCACCCCTGGGAGTGCTGATCTCGGCGACTCGGCGGGGGAAGTCCGAAAGGGCCCCCGCGGAGCCGTTCGGGCGCGAGCTGCACTTCACCACTCCTGCACCGTGAGTCAGGGGAACACTCCCGGCCCCTCCGAGCGACGAAGGACACTAGCACCGCAATGGGTGACCCTCCCAGTACCGGCCGCGCCATATCCCTCCGCCTGCCGAGCAACGAAGCGGGGGCGGCACGGTGACCGAGATCCTTCTGATCCTCCTGGCTCTGGCGCTGACCCTGGCCTGTGCGGTCTTCGTGGCCGCGGAGTTCTCGCTGACCACGGTCGAGCGCGGAGAGCTGGAACGCGCCGCCGCCGAGGGGGAGCGAGGCGCCGACGGCGCACTGAAGGCCGCCCGAAAGCTGACGTTCCAGCTCTCCGGCGCCCAGTTGGGCATCACCGTGACCTCGCTGGTGATCGGCATGCTGGCCGAACCTTCGCTGGCCGACCTGCTGAGCGGCCCCTTGCGGGCCATTGGTCTGGGTCCGGCTGCCTCCTCGGTGGCGTCCGTGCTGGGCGTGGCGGTGTCCACCATCATCCTGATGGTGGTCGGGGAGTTGGTGCCGAAGAACTGGGCGATCTCCCGGCCGCTGGCCGTGGCCAAGGTCGTCGCAGGCCCCCAGCGCGTCTTCACCGCTGCCTTCGCCCCGCTGATCCACCACCTCAACAACACGGCCAACTGCCTGGTGCGCCGCCTGGGCCTGGAGCCCGCCGAGGAGCTGGCCTCCGCGCGCACGCCAGACGAACTGGTCGCGCTGGCCCGCCACTCGGCCTCCGCGGGCGCGCTGGAGCAGGAGGCGGCCGAGCTGTTCGTCCGCACGCTCCACCTGGGCGAACTGACCGCCGAGAACGTGATGATCCCGCGCGTGGACGTCCAGGCGCTGGAGGCCCACGCCACCGCCGCCGATGCCGCCACCCTCACGCTGGCCACTGGTCTTTCCCGGTTCCCCGTCTACCGCGACAGCCTGGACGAGGTGGTCGGCACCGTGCACATCCGCGACGTTCTCGCGCTGGAGGCCGCCCGCCGGGCCACTACCCCGGTCACCGAGCTGGCCTCCGCCCCGCTGCTGGTCCCGGACAGCCTCCCGGTGGACCGGCTGCTGGACCGGCTGCGCAGGGCGCACACGATGGCCGTCGTCATCGACGAGTACGGGGGTACGGCGGGGGTCGCCACCCTGGAGGACATCGTCGAGGAGATCGTCGGCGATGTCCGCGACGAACACGACCCCGACCGGACTCCTGCCCTGGTGCCCGTCGGCCCCGGCGCCTGGGAGGCAGACGGCGGCGTACGGCTGGATGAGCTGACCGCCATCGGGCTCACAGTCCCCGAGGGCCCGTACGAAACCGTCGCGGGCCTGCTGGCCACCGCCTTGGAGCGGATACCTGTGACCGGGGACAGTGCCGAAGCCGACGGCTGGCAGATCACCGTGCTCCGGGTGGACCATCACCGCGCCGACCGCGTAAGGCTCACCGCTCCCACGCCCACGAATGAGAGCCGGACGAACGAGAGCCAGAGGGGCGACAGCCTGAGCGTCGACGACACCGAGAAGAACGCTGAGGAAGCCACGAAGGAGCAGGACGCCCGATGACCCTTCTGCAATTGGCCATCGGGGCCTTCACACTGCTCACCAATGCCTTCTTCGTCGGCGCCGAGTTCGCCCTGATCACAGTCCGCCGCAGCCAGATCGAACCCCACGCCCAGAACGGCGGGAAACGTGCCCGAACCGTGCTGTGGGCGCTGGAGAACCTCTCGGTCCTGCTGGCCACCGCCCAGCTCGGCATCACCATCTCCTCGCTCGTCCTCGGCGCGGTCGCCGAACCGGCCATCGCGCACCTTCTGGAGCCGGTGTTCGCGACGGTCCACGTCCCCGAAGCCCTGGTGCATCCGATCGCCTTCGTCCTCGCACTGACGGCTGCCACGTATCTCCACATGCTCGTCGGCGAGATGGTCCCGAAGAACATCGCCCTCGCCGCACCGGAGCGCACCGCCCTGTTGCTCGGCCCGCCCTTGGCGGCCGTCACCCGCGCCCTGCGCCCTGTCGTCTTCGGTATCAACGCCTTCGCCAACGGCCTGCTGCGGCTGTTGAAGGTCGAGCCCAAGGACGAGGTCGAATCAGTCTTCACCGACGCCGAACTCATCCGCCTGGTACGGGACTCCAGCGATGCCGGCCTCCTCGACGCCTCCGGCGGCGAGCGGCTGCGCGACGCCCTGGAGCTGGGCTCCCGGCGGGTCGGTGACATCCTCGTCCCGCTCGGCGAGATGGTCACGGTCGACCACCGGGTCACCCCCGACGAGCTGGAGCGCGCCGCGGCCGCCTCCGGCTACTCCCGGCTTCCGGTCACCGGCCCGGGCCGCACCGTCCTGGGCTACCTCCACATCAAGGACACCCTCGGCGTGACCGACCGCGACCGTCCCTTCCCCCGCACCGCCTTGCACACCATCACCCGCGTCCGCGCCAACACCCCGCTGGACGACACCTTGACGGTGATGCGCGGCGCCGGCAGCCACCTCTCAGCGGTCACCGGAGACGGCGGTACCGTCCTCGGCTTCGTCACCATGGCCGACCTCCTGGACGAACTCGTAGGACCCATGACCCCGTCAGGACACTCTGGTGATCAATGATCCTTCTCATAATCGTGAGGAACGCGGGTATCCGGAGGTACACGACGGTCGCTAAAGGGACTATGGTGCGGGGAATGTTGCGCGGTGCCTGGGCCTCCAGAGGCCACATGCGATTCATGGTCCCCTTCCCGATGTACTGGGGGAATGGACTGTGACGGACACACTGCATTCTCCCGAGAACCATCACACGTCGCCCCCTCCCGGCTCGGCCGAGGATTCGAGGGCGAACGGGACAACGGAAAGCGGACCTCGGCCAGGGCCCGGTGCCGAGAAGAAGTCGAAGCGTGACCCCTTCTTCGACAACGCCAAATACTTGGCGATCGTGCTGGTGGCGATGGGGCATTCATGGGAGCCGCTGCGCGGGGACAGCCGGGCTGCAGCCGCCCTCTATATGACCGTCTACACCTTCCACATGCCGGCCTTCATCATTATCTCCGGCTACTTCTCCCGCAGTTTCCGGGCAAAACCGGCCCAGATCAAACGACTCGTGACCGGCGTCGCTGTTCCATATGTCATCTTCGAGATCGCGTTCACCCTCTTCAAACGCTGGGCGGACGACGATCCGAACTATCCGATCAGCCTGCTCGACCCCTGGTACCTGACCTGGTTCCTGATCGCGCTGTTCATCTGGCGGCTCACCGCACCTATCTGGGACATCGTCCGCTGGCCGCTGTCGCTTGCGCTGGGTATCGCCGTGCTGGCCTCGATGACGCCGAGCATCGGCGACGATCTGGACCTACAGCGCGTGTTGCAGTTCCTCCCCTTCTTCGTGTTCGGGCTGAGTTTGGAGCCCAAGCATTTCCAGTGGGTCCGACGGCGACAGGCACGGATCCTGGCGGCACCGGTGTTCGTCGGGGCGTTGGCCGTCGCCTACTGGGCTGCTCCACGGATGAATGCCGCGTGGTTCTATCGGCGTGACAGCGCTCAGGAACTCGCGGCCCCCGGCTGGGCGGGTGGCGTGATGACCCTCGCCATGTTCGGCTGCTCGGTGATCCTGGTCGCGTGCTTCCTCGCCTGGGTGCCGCGGCGCACCATGTGGTTCACGGCACTGGGCGCGGGAACGTTGTACGGCTACTTGCTGCACGGCTTCGTGGCCAAGGGCTCCCGCTTCTGGGGATGGTACGACCACGACTGGCTCCATCAGCCGCTCGGGGAGGTCGGTGTCACACTCATCGCCGCATCCCTCATCACGGTGCTGTGCACTCCCCCGGTGCAGCGAATCCTTCGGATCGCAATGGAACCCAAGATGGAGTGGGCCTTCCGCCCCGAGGTGCCCGAGCCGATTGCCGCTCGCAACACGGTACGCCGCTGATTCGGATCCGTCTCGACCGCAGCCACGAACGCAGCGAACGATCGACTGACGCTCACCAACCAGGAATAAACTCGTGTCCAATCCGATTCCCGCTTAGCAGTGATTGTGCAGGAGTGGGGAGGAGCATGAGCGACCTGAAGGCCTTCCGGGTCAGAGGCAGCCGGGCCACGGAGATTCCTGGTGGGCCGGTGGCGGTGGAGCGGGAGCTGCAGTCGCTGGTCGAGGCCAACATGGAAACCATGCTCGGTATCCGCTTCCTGGCGACGGAGCACGCGACGGGGCAGCACGGAGGCCGGGTCGATTCACTCGGCCTGGACGAGGCCGGAACCCCTGTGATCGTGGAGTACAAGCGCTCGCGAGACCGGAACGTCACCAACCAGGCGCTCTCCTACCTGTACTGGCTCCAGGGCCATCGGCACGAGTTCGAGAACCTGGTCAAGGGGAAGCTGGGAACCGAAGCAGCCGAGTCGGTGGACTGGAGCAACCCGCGCCTGGTGTGCGTGGCGGGTGAGTTCTCGCACCACGACAAGCGGGCAGTCCAGATGATCGGCCACCGGATCGATCTGCTGACCTACCGGGCCTTTGACGATGTGCTCACGTTGCAGATGGTCGCCTCGGTCCCCGGTCGCGCCTCCGCACCGCGCGGGTCCGCGCCGACCCACGCCCGTTCATCGGGCCCTACGCGCTCGCCAGGAGTGAAGTCGGTGCAGCAGCACCTCGACGGGGCACCGCGGTCCCTCCGGGATCTGTACGCGGCACTCGACGAGATCCTGCTCGGGCACGACGGCGTGCGCAAGGAGACGCAACTGCACTACATCGCGTACCGGCGGATCAAGAACCTGGCCACCGTGCGCTTGCAGCCTCGTTACCAGGAGTTGGTCGTCAACCTACGGCTCGACCCGGATATGGTCGAGTTGGAGGAGGGCTTCACACGCGACCTCCGCGGCAAGGGCTGTGTGGGCGTGCGCGACGGTGTCGAGGTGCGCCTCAGCACCCGTGCTGACCTGGACCGGGCCGCTGGCCTGCTGCAGCGCAGCGTCGAGGTGGCCTGAGCCTCCCACTCCGAAGCGTGGTGTCGCTGGTTCGACGCCTGCCGGATCACGATGAGTAAGCGAAGCATGCGGCTCGTCCTGTCGGTGGGTGTGAGTAGGCTGACCGCATGGTTGAGCGGTTGAACAACCCTGCCGGTCGGTTGCGTGTACTTCTTTTGGACCTGTACGGCGCCTACCCCGATAGCACTACCCGGCAGCGTCCAGCCTTGGAATGCCGTCGCTCAGTTTCTGGTGCCCGACAAGGCGGTGGACTCTCCACAGGTTCTTTCGGCTATCGCGCAGGTACTGGCACTTCCGAGCGAGGTTCGATCCGCAGTGACACCGCGACGTGTCGGTGGTCCGCGAGTTTGGCGATGTCGAAGGCTTTCCAGCGGGGCGCGGTGGTCTCGAAGGTGGCGTTCCGTTCGTCGATGCCGAGTTGGTAGATCGCCAGGACCTCATCGGCGTGCTCGGCCGTCAGGCCGGTGATGCGGACCGTCTCCGGCGTGAAGGGTCACCCGTGGCCTCCAGCCGTGAGTTCACCGACGAGGCCCTGAATGCGGGCCCGGATCTCGTCGCGGATGGGCCGTACCGCCGCAACACCCTGCCCGGCCGGATCATCGAGCTTCCAGTCCAGGTAGGTCTTGCCGGGGAAGTAGGGGCAGGCGTCGCCGCAGCCCATGGTGATGACCACGTCCGAGGCTTGCACGGCTTCGGCGGTCAGCACCTTCGGGATCTCTGCGGCGATGTCGATGCCGACTTCCGCCATGGCCTCCACCACGGCGGGGTTGACGTGCTCGGCGGGTGCCGAACCGGCGGAGCGGACTGCGACGCGGTCGCCCGCGAGGTGGGTGAGGAAGGCGGCGGCCATCTGGGAGCGGCCCGCGTTGTGGACGCAGACGAACAGCACGGACGGCATCTCGGCGGTCTGGGGGTCAGACACGGGCGGAACCTTCCTGGGCGGGAGCCTGTTCGGCGGCCATGGGGGTGGGCTGGGGGAAGTAGCGGCGGGCGGCGAGGGCCACGTAGACGAGGCCGATCAGTACGGGAACCTCGATGAGCGGGCCGACGACTCCGGCCAGGGCCTGTCCGGAGGAGGCGCCGAAGGTCGCGATGGCGACGGCGATGGCGAGTTCGAAGTTGTTGCCCGCAGCGGTGAACGCCAGCGTCGTGGAGCGCGGATAGTCCAGGCCCACCGCCTTGCCCAGTGCCATGGACCCGGTCCACATCACGGCGAAGTAGACCAGCAGCGGCAGCGCGATTCCGGGTCCAACGGCACGACACCGTCCACCAACACGAGCAGCGCCGAGCCCGGAGCCTCGATCACGCCCACCACCCACTCCGGATGATGCATACAACGCAACGTTGTTGCACTCCGGTGCGTGAGCGGTAAGTCCCCTGACCGAATGCTCCGGACGGGACTGTCAAACGAGTGGTGTAACTGGGTAGTTGGGATTACTGACGGGCCGCTGAGAGGCGGCCGTCGAAGGTGATGTCGAAGGCGTTCAGGGCGGTCTTCCAGCGCATGGTCCAGCGGGCCTGACCTTTGCCGGTGGGGTCGAGGGACATGATCGCCATGTAGACGCACTTCAACGCGGACTGCTCGTTGGGGAAGTGCCCGCGGGCTTTCACTGCCCGACGGATCCGCGCGTTCACCGACTCGATCGCATTCGTGGTGCAGACGATGCGGCGGATCTCGGTGTCGAATCGCAGGAATGGGGCGAACTCCTCCCAGGCGTTCTCCCAGAGTTTCACGATGGCCGGATACTTCCGGCCCCAGGCATCGGCGAACTCGGCGAACCGGTCCAGGGCGGCCTCCTCGGTCGGGGCGGTGTAGACCGGCTTGAGCAGTTTGGCGATCTTGTCCCAGTCCTGGCGTGCCGCGTAGCGGAAGGAGTTCCGCAGCAGGTGGACCACGCAGGTCTGCACGATCGTCTTCGGCCAGACGGTCTCCACCGCTTCGGGCAGGCCCTTCAGCCCGTCGCAGACCAGCATGAGCACGTCGGTGACGCCGCGATTCTTGATCTCGGTGAGGATGTGCAGCCAGTGCTTGGCGCCCTCGCCGCCGTCGCCGGCCCACAGCCCCAGGATCTCGCGCCGGCCCTCGGTGGTGACGGCCAGAGCCACATAGATAGGCCGATTGGCCACCGCGCCGTCACGGATCTTCACGTGGATGGCGTCGATGAAGACGACCGGATAGACGGCGTCGAGGGGACGGCTCTGCCATTCGGCCATGCCCTCCAGCACCTTGTCGGTGATGGTGGAGATGGTCTGGCGGGAGACGTCGGCGCCATAGACCTCCGCCAGGTGAGCCTGGACCTCGCCGGTGGTCAGGCCTTTCGCGGCCAGCGAGATGACCATCTCGTCGACGCCGGTCAGGCGCTTCTGCCGCTTCTTGACGATCTTCGGTTCGAAGGAGCCGTCACGGTCGCGGGGCACGGTTATCTCCACCGGGCCGACGTCGGTCAAGACGGTCTTGGAGCGTTTGCCGTTGCGGGAGTTGCCGCCGTTCTTCCCGGCCGCATCGTGCTTGTCGTAGCCGAGATGGTCGGTGATCTCGCCTTCCAGGGCGGACTCCAGCAGCCGCTTGGTCAGCTGCTGCAACAGCCCGCCCTCGCCGGTCAGTTGCAGGCCCTCGGCCTGAGCCCGACCCACCAGCTCCTCGATCAGCTGGTCGTCCACGGCCTTCGCCGACGCAGCTTTCGTTGGCTCGACAGCCTCGGACTCGGACACGTTCTCACTGGTCATCGATGCATCTTCCATGATCGGGAGTTACACCGAACGTCTTACAGTCCCCTCCGGACTCGCCTCGCTCAGGACGTCACTATTCCTCGGGACCAGCAAGAATGAAGTCCTCGCGCCGTGCAGTCTGTTGCATCGTTTCCAAAAGCCGAGCTTCGGCGATGTCGGCGTAATGGTCGGACAGCTCAACGCCGATGAACTGCCGTCCCTCCCGCAGCGCGGCCACACCGGTGCTGCCGGACCCGGCGAATGGGTCGAGGACGGTGCCCGCTGGCGGGCAGATCTTTACCAGCTCCTGCATCACCTCAACGGGCTTCTGGGTGATGTGCACCCGGTCCTTCCTCGGCTGACTCGCCGTATAGAGACCGGGGAGGTAGACGGGGTTGCGGTTGGCGTCGACCGGGCCCTTGGTACCCCACACGATGTACTCGCAGGATTGCTTGAGGCGGCCCTTCTGCGGTCGGGAGACCGGCTTGTGCCAGGAGGCGATGCCACGCCAGGTCCACCCGGCGGCCTGCAAGGCGTCAGTGGTGGTGGGAAGTTGCCGCCAGTCGGTGAAGACGAGGGCGGTGCCGGACTCGACGGTGGCCCGGTAGGACTCGGTCAGCAACAGGGTGAGCCAGAACCCGTAGGAATGCTGGTCGCGGTTCTCTCCGGGAAAGTTGGCGAGATTGTGCTCAGCCGACGCAGCGGTGTACTTCGCTCGTGCGGTCCGTCCGGTCCGCTCCGAGCTGGTGCGCCCGCCGGAGTTGTAGGGCGGGTCGGTAATCAAGGCGTCGACGCTGGCGTCCGGGAGTTCGGACAGCACGGTAAGTGCATCGCCTCGGTGCAGGGTGTAGGGCATGTCAGCAAGCTCTCTCTCAGCAAGCGGGCGCTCACATTTTTCGATCCACAAAAGGTATGCGCGCGCCAGGGGAAGCTCAGCCCTCTTGACCGGATTCGACGAGATCGAGGGCTGTTGATTCGCTGGAGAGTAATGAGTGATTCCGGCCGCACCAAGCCATGACAAGGCGTCCTATGGCGGCCGCGTCCGCTCGTTTGGTGCGGCCGGATTTCGTGCCTACAGTCTCGGTGTGCTCGACAGGCAGGACACATCTCTGACCCATCTGGGCTGTGTCGATGCGTGCTGCCTTATTTTTCAAGCTGCCATCCGAATCAGCGTGTTGTGGGACTCCTCCGGGCTGGAGAAAGAGATTGCTCATATGTGGCGTGTGAGATTACCTGAGCGGCTTGCTGCCGCTCTTGGCTGAGCGGTCCGGTGCTCGAGGCTTATCGGTCCCGGGCACCGGTTCCGCCACCCCCCTGTCCCGGGGTATTCGATCCTCGACCAGTGTGGTGCGGGTGACCTTTTCGACGAGAGTGCCCCGCGCCCACCGCCTACTCGTAAGGAGTTGCCAATGCGGCATTCTCTCTCACACCCATCTCCGTGGCCGGGCACGCGACGTGCTCACCGTCCTGCGACCGATCCGCGTTCGTGAACAAGTCCTTGTTGGTCGTCGGCACGGTGGTGACCACGCCGATGCTGCTGATCGCTCCACTGGCAATGACGGTGGCCGGTGCGCACGATTCCCAGACGGCCTGCAAAAGACTCCGCCGCAGGTGACGTTGCAGTTGCGGCGGTCGCGAAGCAGGTGCGATCAATCCTCAAAGGCAGCAAGAGTAGCTCTGTCCATGTGGCCGGACTCGATGCTCCGGAGGAGCAGGTCCCGAACGCCAAGAAGATCCAGGCCACTGGCATCACAATGAAGATCCCGCCCCGGGGACAGGTGGTCGCCTTGGCCACCGCCTTGCAGGAGTCGGGTCTGCGGAACCTCAACTACGGCGATCGTGACTCGTTCGGGTTGTTCCAGCAGCGGCCGAGCCAGGGCTGGGGCACGAACCAGCAGGTGCGGGACCCGGTGCACGCCTCGACCTCGTTCTACGAACACCTACAGGAGGTCTCGGGGTGGCAGTCGATGACCGCCGCCCAGGCCGCCCAGGCCGTTCAGGTGAGCGCCTATCCCGACGCGTATGCGAAGTGGGAGCCGCTGGCCAACACCCTGCAGAAGGCCCTCGCCAAGTCCCTCAAGAACGGCGGAGGTTCTGGCAATGGCACCGACAAGGGCGGCAAAGACGGCGCTTCCGCTGTCGGCGAGTGTGGGAACGAGGGATCGTTGTTCGGTCCGAACCCGAAAGGGGCCGTTCCGAAGGGCTACACGATCCCGGCCTCGGTGCCCGAGCCGGTGCGCAAGTCCATTCGGTGGGGCCTGGGCCAGCTCGGAACGCCGTACCAGTGGGGCGGGTCGTGCGCGCACGCGCACGGCAAGGACCCGATGGGCCGGTGTGACTGCTCCGGCTTGGTGCAGGCGTCTTACAAGGCCGGCGGCATCCGCCTCTCGCGGACCACGTACACCCAGGTCAAGGAAGGCAAGGCAGTCAGTCTGGACCGGCTGAGGGCCGGAGATCTGCTGTTCACCCGCGGGACGGCCGCCCGGCCGGAGCACGTCGGCATGTACATCGGCCGTGACCTGATTCTGCAGGCACCGCGCACCGGTGACGTTGTGAAGATCACCCGGCTCGCCGACTGGCGCCCTTCCATCCTCGCCGCGCGCCGCATCGTCTGAGGCGCGTTCCGCTCTCTCCCCTTCCTTCCCCTCCCTCGCACGACCTCCGGGCTCTCGCATGCCCGAACCCGAACAGGAGTTTCCTTGAAGCTCGCACGTCACATGCAGAACCTGGCCTACAACCCAGGTGTCCACCCCAAGGGGGGTGGTCTGCCCGGCCTCGACGTACTGAAGAACGTCATGGGCTCGATCAATCTCTTCGGCATCATCGCCACCGTCGGCGCCCTTGCCCTCTCGGCCCTGATCTGGGCCTGGGGTCACCACAGCGGGGGCCACCAGGCCGAGCAGAACGGCAAGAAGGGCACGGTCGTCGCGGCGGGATGCGCCCTGCTGCTGGGGGCGGCAAACGGGATCGTGACGTTCTTCTCGGCAATGGGGACGCAGGTCCACTGATGTCGACGAAACGACTCTCCTCTCAGCCGAAGCAGTCCGTCGGCGAGTCCCCGTCGACGCTGCTACGTACGGCGATGGTCGGCATCGTCCTGGCCGTGCTGGCGGCCGTCGCCGGCCTGGTCGGCTACCTCACCCGGCCCGGGGCCCCGGAGCAGCCCGCCCCATCCGGCTCGAAACCCGTGTCCTCGATGCCGCGCGCGACACCGCATCCCGGTGCGAAGGACGCTGTCGCGAGGCCGCCGCACACCAGCGACCCGGTCACCTTCGCGAAGGCCGCGACTACCGCGCTGTGGGCGTACGACACCCGAGACTTCTCCCGCACCGAGCATCTGACCGGGCTCCAGGAGTGGATGACCGGCGAGAAGCGATACCGCGACTGGAAGTCAGTGAGCGACCAGGTACCGAGCAAGCAGCTGTGGTCACGGATGCACGACAACCAGCAGCATGCGGCGGCATCGGTGGACGAGGGACATCTGCCGGAAGCGTTCAAGAGCGCCATGTCCCAGGACCCTGGCGCGATCACTCAGGCGTATGTCTACGCCGTCACCGTCACCGGCAAGCAGTCCATTGCCTGGAAGGGCTCCGGAGCCGGGGCCGAGCCGCGGTCGACCACGCTCGCCGTCCAGTGCCGACCCGACCACGACTGCGCTCTCTCCGGCGTGCTGCCGGAGGTCGCCCCATGACCTATGCCACAACCACAAAGGAGGTGCCCAGTGGGGGCCTGTGACCTTCCCCTGATGAACCACGTCTGCGGGGCTGTCAGCGGCGTGGTCGGCAAGACCGGCGAGGCCATCACCGACGGCATCGGCGCCTGGATCGCCAAGTCAATGGGCGAGGTCGCCCAGTCCGCCGCCGACCTGGCCACCAGGGCTGTGGACAAGACCACCGCCGTCGACTTGAACGCCGAGTGGTTTCGGCACAACTACGAGCTGATCCTCCCGATCGGGCTGGTGCTCACGGTGGGTACGTTCTGCCTCCAGCTCACCCGCGCCGCCTGGCGGCGGGACGAACGAGCCCTCGTGCAAGCGGCCTTCGGGACGATGACCGGCGTCTTCTTCGCCTTCGCCGCCATTGCCTGCACGACCGTCGCCCTCACCGTCACCGACGCGTTGAGCGCGGGCCTGTTCAAGGCCGCGAACTCCTCGGTCGACGACGCGATCCGCCGCGTGATCAAGGTCAACGATCTGGGGACGATGTACGGCCTGGGCTGGGGTATCCCCGCGATCGTCGCGCTGGGCTGCGCGGTCGGCGCGTTCTTGTACTGGGCGGTCATGGTCGCCCGCAAGGTCGGGATCCTGGTCTTGGTGACCTTGGCCGTGTTCGCCGGTGCCGGCGGGGGCTGGGAGGCCGCCAGGCGCTGGCGGCGCGGATGGATCGAGGCCACTGCCTCGCTGATCGTTAGCAAGCTGCTCATGACGATTGTCTTCCTCCTCGGTGTTTCCGCCATGGGCAAGTCCGACTCCCACGGCGGCATCGGCGCCCTCTCGGACGCGATGGCGGGCATCGTCGTGATGGTCCTGGTTCTGCTCTGCCCCTACGCCACCTACCGGTTCGTGCACTGGGCCTCCGAC
Coding sequences:
- a CDS encoding IS256 family transposase, which encodes MTSENVSESEAVEPTKAASAKAVDDQLIEELVGRAQAEGLQLTGEGGLLQQLTKRLLESALEGEITDHLGYDKHDAAGKNGGNSRNGKRSKTVLTDVGPVEITVPRDRDGSFEPKIVKKRQKRLTGVDEMVISLAAKGLTTGEVQAHLAEVYGADVSRQTISTITDKVLEGMAEWQSRPLDAVYPVVFIDAIHVKIRDGAVANRPIYVALAVTTEGRREILGLWAGDGGEGAKHWLHILTEIKNRGVTDVLMLVCDGLKGLPEAVETVWPKTIVQTCVVHLLRNSFRYAARQDWDKIAKLLKPVYTAPTEEAALDRFAEFADAWGRKYPAIVKLWENAWEEFAPFLRFDTEIRRIVCTTNAIESVNARIRRAVKARGHFPNEQSALKCVYMAIMSLDPTGKGQARWTMRWKTALNAFDITFDGRLSAARQ
- a CDS encoding DNA-methyltransferase: MPYTLHRGDALTVLSELPDASVDALITDPPYNSGGRTSSERTGRTARAKYTAASAEHNLANFPGENRDQHSYGFWLTLLLTESYRATVESGTALVFTDWRQLPTTTDALQAAGWTWRGIASWHKPVSRPQKGRLKQSCEYIVWGTKGPVDANRNPVYLPGLYTASQPRKDRVHITQKPVEVMQELVKICPPAGTVLDPFAGSGSTGVAALREGRQFIGVELSDHYADIAEARLLETMQQTARREDFILAGPEE
- a CDS encoding DUF6112 family protein, whose translation is MQNLAYNPGVHPKGGGLPGLDVLKNVMGSINLFGIIATVGALALSALIWAWGHHSGGHQAEQNGKKGTVVAAGCALLLGAANGIVTFFSAMGTQVH
- a CDS encoding SCO6881 family protein; translation: MGACDLPLMNHVCGAVSGVVGKTGEAITDGIGAWIAKSMGEVAQSAADLATRAVDKTTAVDLNAEWFRHNYELILPIGLVLTVGTFCLQLTRAAWRRDERALVQAAFGTMTGVFFAFAAIACTTVALTVTDALSAGLFKAANSSVDDAIRRVIKVNDLGTMYGLGWGIPAIVALGCAVGAFLYWAVMVARKVGILVLVTLAVFAGAGGGWEAARRWRRGWIEATASLIVSKLLMTIVFLLGVSAMGKSDSHGGIGALSDAMAGIVVMVLVLLCPYATYRFVHWASDGGGHDDLHRTGVAGVGTAAGAARSAGQLAMQARMGGIAPQGPSKVPGQGAGGMASGIDPTGGGSGSGGEESKPTHFRFGEDPNARGDKGQALIRRPPTGGGRGQSLIRRPGQESGSSPDAAPLSSGPTPEGATGGAAQRYSASRSSSPTGSGSSPQGGATPQRWVYPDESKGPGP